In Thermococcus zilligii AN1, a genomic segment contains:
- a CDS encoding GTPase, translating to MKQRKAWRVVREVIDEADLIIEVVDARDPIGTRNRKLERLIQESGKPLLIVMNKADLVPKEWAEEYKRKSEVPVVFISARERKGTGILRNEIKKLARPLLDEKERVKVALIGYPNVGKSTIINALKGKRAVGTAPIPGYTKGKQLIRLSRRIWLLDSPGVVPIDDFDELVIKGGFPADKIEEPVKPALKLISRILETRREAITEKFGIEEFESEEEVLRRIGEKRGMIKTGGEVDLEETARWLLREWQTGRFTLFASEEEKEKDFVRDFEDVLEGIEKGLLLDPRRILWKYGDELWEKLDNQKRVGVREIGGMTVGIATGFKKCDSAVKFLEELTGKHVLASECFGRKWKGVIAIME from the coding sequence ATGAAGCAGAGGAAAGCTTGGAGAGTGGTGAGAGAAGTAATAGACGAGGCTGACCTCATCATTGAGGTAGTAGATGCCAGAGACCCGATAGGAACGCGCAACAGGAAGCTTGAGAGGCTTATTCAGGAGAGCGGGAAGCCCCTCCTCATAGTCATGAACAAGGCCGATTTAGTGCCGAAGGAGTGGGCCGAGGAGTACAAGAGGAAGAGCGAGGTCCCGGTGGTCTTCATAAGCGCGAGGGAGAGGAAGGGCACCGGAATCCTGCGGAATGAGATAAAAAAGCTCGCGAGGCCCCTGCTGGATGAGAAGGAGAGAGTTAAGGTGGCCCTCATTGGTTACCCCAACGTTGGGAAGAGCACCATAATCAATGCACTGAAAGGCAAGAGGGCCGTTGGAACGGCGCCGATACCTGGCTACACAAAGGGAAAACAGCTGATCAGGCTGAGCAGGAGGATATGGCTTCTCGACAGCCCCGGTGTGGTTCCGATAGATGACTTCGACGAGCTTGTCATCAAGGGCGGCTTTCCGGCAGACAAGATAGAGGAACCGGTTAAGCCCGCCCTGAAGCTCATCTCCCGCATCCTGGAGACGAGAAGGGAAGCGATAACCGAGAAGTTTGGAATTGAAGAGTTTGAAAGCGAAGAGGAGGTACTTAGAAGGATTGGCGAAAAACGCGGAATGATAAAGACCGGTGGCGAGGTCGACCTTGAGGAAACGGCGAGATGGCTCCTCCGCGAGTGGCAGACGGGCCGTTTCACACTCTTCGCGAGCGAGGAAGAGAAGGAGAAGGACTTCGTCCGGGACTTCGAGGACGTGCTTGAGGGCATTGAGAAGGGACTGCTCCTTGACCCAAGGAGGATCCTGTGGAAGTACGGGGATGAGCTTTGGGAAAAGCTGGACAACCAGAAGCGCGTCGGGGTGAGGGAAATCGGGGGGATGACGGTCGGCATAGCGACGGGCTTCAAGAAGTGCGACTCAGCGGTTAAGTTCCTCGAAGAGCTAACCGGGAAACATGTTTTGGCCAGCGAATGCTTCGGGAGGAAGTGGAAGGGTGTGATAGCGATAATGGAGTGA
- a CDS encoding fumarylacetoacetate hydrolase family protein produces the protein MVRLPFRDGFYELRPSKIVALAKNYAEHAKEMESDVPEKPVFFLKPPSALIGPGEPIILPRMSRRVDHEVELAVIIGKRAKRVPAERAMDHILGYTVMLDITARDLQEEARKKGLPWAMSKGFDTFAPVGPRVVDRRELNIDDLEIGLKVNGQLRQLGRTSQMVFKVPELVEYISSVMTLEPGDIIATGTPAGIGPLRHGDRVEAWIEGIGKVEFDVLAEDSILC, from the coding sequence ATGGTTCGCCTTCCGTTCAGGGACGGTTTTTACGAACTTCGCCCGAGCAAGATAGTGGCCTTAGCTAAAAACTACGCAGAGCACGCCAAGGAGATGGAGAGCGACGTGCCTGAGAAGCCCGTCTTCTTCCTTAAACCCCCAAGCGCGCTGATAGGCCCGGGAGAGCCGATAATCCTTCCGAGGATGAGCAGGAGGGTCGACCACGAGGTCGAGCTGGCGGTGATAATCGGGAAGCGCGCGAAGCGTGTTCCAGCGGAAAGGGCGATGGACCATATCCTTGGCTACACAGTAATGCTCGACATCACTGCAAGAGACCTTCAGGAGGAGGCGAGGAAAAAGGGTCTCCCCTGGGCGATGTCCAAGGGCTTCGACACCTTCGCCCCGGTCGGCCCGAGGGTCGTTGACAGGAGAGAGCTGAACATCGATGACCTCGAAATCGGCCTCAAGGTGAACGGCCAGCTGAGACAGCTCGGAAGGACGAGCCAGATGGTCTTCAAGGTTCCTGAGCTTGTGGAGTACATAAGCTCCGTTATGACGCTCGAGCCGGGCGATATAATAGCGACCGGAACTCCCGCAGGAATCGGCCCGCTGAGGCACGGTGACAGGGTCGAGGCCTGGATAGAGGGCATTGGAAAGGTCGAGTTCGACGTTTTAGCGGAGGATTCGATACTGTGCTGA
- a CDS encoding tryptophan--tRNA ligase, with protein sequence MEDFKVTPWEVEGVVDYDRLIVEFGTSPLTEELIQKTAELTKSELPIFFRRRFFFSHRDYDRVLEDYESGKGFFLYTGRGPSGPMHIGHIIPFFATKWLQEKFDVNLYIQVTDDEKFLFKETLGFEETKQWAYDNILDIIAVGFDPDKTFIFQNSEFTKIYEMAIPIAKKINFSMAKAVFGFNEQSKIGMIFYPAIQAAPTFFEKKRCLIPAAIDQDPYWRLQRDFAESLGYYKTAAIHSKFVPGLTSLGGKMSASKPETAVYLTDDPEEAGKKIWNFALTGGRATAKEQREKGGEPEKCVVFKWFEIFFEPDDEKLMERYRACKGGELLCGQCKRELIERVQEFLREHQERRKKAEKQVEKFKYTGELAREQWDRAIPEALKG encoded by the coding sequence ATGGAGGACTTTAAAGTTACCCCCTGGGAAGTCGAGGGTGTAGTGGACTACGACAGGCTGATAGTTGAGTTCGGAACGAGCCCGCTCACGGAAGAGCTGATCCAGAAGACCGCCGAGCTGACGAAGAGCGAACTGCCGATATTCTTCAGGAGGCGCTTTTTCTTTTCGCACAGGGACTACGACAGGGTTTTAGAGGACTACGAGAGCGGGAAGGGCTTCTTCCTCTACACGGGCAGGGGCCCGAGCGGGCCAATGCACATAGGCCACATAATACCGTTCTTCGCGACGAAATGGCTCCAGGAGAAGTTCGATGTGAACCTCTACATCCAGGTAACCGACGACGAGAAGTTCCTCTTCAAGGAGACGCTGGGCTTTGAAGAGACCAAGCAATGGGCCTACGACAACATCCTCGACATAATAGCCGTTGGCTTCGACCCCGATAAGACGTTCATCTTCCAGAACAGCGAGTTCACGAAGATCTACGAGATGGCGATCCCAATAGCCAAGAAAATAAACTTCTCGATGGCCAAGGCAGTTTTCGGCTTCAACGAGCAGAGCAAGATCGGGATGATCTTCTACCCGGCCATACAGGCGGCACCGACCTTCTTTGAGAAGAAGCGCTGTCTCATCCCGGCGGCCATAGACCAGGACCCCTACTGGAGGCTCCAGAGGGACTTCGCGGAGAGCCTCGGCTACTACAAGACCGCGGCAATCCACTCCAAGTTCGTGCCAGGCTTAACCAGCCTCGGCGGCAAGATGAGCGCCTCTAAACCGGAAACTGCCGTCTACCTCACGGACGATCCCGAGGAAGCCGGCAAGAAGATATGGAATTTTGCCCTAACGGGCGGAAGGGCCACGGCGAAGGAGCAGAGGGAGAAGGGGGGAGAGCCTGAGAAGTGCGTCGTCTTCAAGTGGTTCGAGATATTCTTCGAGCCGGATGACGAGAAGCTCATGGAGCGCTACAGGGCCTGCAAGGGCGGTGAACTCCTCTGCGGCCAGTGCAAGCGCGAGCTGATTGAGCGCGTCCAGGAGTTCCTCAGGGAGCACCAGGAGAGGAGAAAGAAGGCCGAAAAGCAGGTCGAGAAGTTCAAGTACACCGGCGAGTTAGCCAGAGAGCAGTGGGATAGGGCAATTCCTGAGGCACTGAAGGGCTAA
- a CDS encoding DMT family transporter — protein sequence MREETVGTLLAFVVLVLLGVEPVIIKASPVNPFAFASAASLSASSILWAALLATGKAREIPKKPGEIKKTFLTGLFATAVAYSLFTYGTRLSTAINSAILTRFEVFYSFLIGWLFLGERITAKGAFSALALVSGVFLVVTGGKGVTIGGGDVLLLLTPLFWQIGHAIAKRTAYSPLTIAALRNTFGGLLLLVPALKTGFAFTPLALAEGIVIALTQSLWYCSIARINLSKATAILTPSPVLSVMASMALLGESVGVYQIAGLALIIAGTLLVTLEKSEGR from the coding sequence ATGAGGGAGGAAACCGTGGGAACGCTGCTGGCCTTCGTGGTCTTAGTCCTCTTAGGAGTTGAGCCGGTCATCATAAAGGCCAGTCCGGTCAATCCATTTGCCTTCGCCTCAGCCGCGTCGCTCTCTGCATCCTCCATCCTCTGGGCGGCACTGCTCGCAACGGGAAAGGCCCGGGAAATCCCGAAAAAGCCGGGCGAGATTAAAAAGACCTTTCTGACGGGCCTATTCGCCACTGCCGTGGCCTATTCCCTCTTCACCTATGGGACGAGGCTCAGCACTGCAATCAACTCCGCGATACTGACCCGTTTTGAGGTCTTCTACTCCTTCCTCATCGGGTGGCTCTTCCTCGGGGAGAGGATAACCGCTAAAGGTGCCTTCTCCGCCCTCGCCCTCGTTTCCGGTGTTTTCCTCGTTGTCACGGGCGGGAAGGGGGTGACCATCGGGGGAGGTGACGTCCTTCTCCTCTTAACTCCCCTGTTCTGGCAGATAGGCCACGCGATAGCGAAGAGAACCGCCTATTCTCCCCTAACGATAGCGGCGCTGAGGAACACCTTCGGGGGGCTTTTGCTCCTTGTCCCTGCCCTAAAGACCGGCTTCGCCTTCACTCCTCTGGCCTTAGCGGAGGGCATCGTAATAGCCCTGACCCAGTCCCTCTGGTACTGCTCCATAGCCAGGATAAACCTCTCGAAGGCCACGGCAATCCTCACCCCTTCGCCGGTCCTCTCGGTTATGGCCTCGATGGCCCTCCTCGGTGAGAGTGTCGGGGTTTACCAAATAGCCGGGCTCGCCCTCATAATAGCCGGAACCCTTTTAGTGACCCTTGAGAAGAGTGAAGGGAGGTGA
- a CDS encoding MBL fold metallo-hydrolase, whose translation MNLVVLGSGSYSGTPKPLCDCENCSRARINPALRRTRFSLYFEKALVDPSPDLRYHLVGLNRKVEKVFITHAHFDHIAGFPELQVFGELDVYSHSQGIETAKHLASLFLGGASPGNRVWRYHDIPFNGWFELGGMRVFHFRTVHRSIENSGGFVFELKGKKIAVTGDTGPEILDDREAIKAMEGADLLIAEMTHRESVPGTHLGVKDAIGLARKVGAGYTVFAHISHSNYTHEVLEKRVREAGVIGEVARDFTWIEV comes from the coding sequence ATGAATCTGGTCGTCCTCGGCTCCGGCTCCTACAGCGGGACGCCGAAACCGCTCTGCGACTGTGAGAACTGCTCAAGGGCGAGAATAAATCCTGCCCTGAGGAGAACGAGGTTCTCGCTCTATTTCGAGAAGGCCCTCGTTGACCCGAGTCCGGATCTGCGCTATCACCTGGTGGGGCTCAACAGGAAAGTGGAGAAGGTCTTCATAACGCACGCCCACTTCGACCACATAGCGGGCTTTCCGGAGCTTCAGGTTTTCGGGGAACTCGATGTGTATTCCCACAGCCAGGGCATTGAGACGGCAAAGCACCTGGCTTCCCTCTTCCTCGGTGGAGCTTCCCCCGGTAACAGGGTGTGGCGCTACCATGATATCCCCTTCAACGGGTGGTTTGAGCTTGGTGGGATGAGGGTGTTCCACTTCAGGACTGTCCACCGCTCCATAGAGAACTCCGGCGGCTTCGTCTTCGAGCTGAAGGGGAAGAAAATAGCTGTGACGGGCGACACGGGGCCGGAGATACTGGATGACAGGGAGGCAATAAAAGCGATGGAAGGAGCTGACCTGTTAATAGCGGAGATGACGCACAGGGAGTCAGTCCCGGGGACGCACCTTGGAGTTAAAGACGCCATCGGGCTGGCCAGGAAAGTCGGGGCCGGCTACACTGTCTTCGCCCACATAAGCCACAGCAACTACACCCACGAGGTTCTGGAAAAGAGGGTAAGGGAGGCGGGAGTTATCGGGGAGGTCGCGAGGGACTTCACATGGATTGAGGTATGA
- a CDS encoding DUF515 domain-containing protein, with protein MAEDIESKIRRLRELGKTATEPETPPTAKPKPEPRARLPRRGIGSLRERERMRRIIIGASIIIALVLIASFGVYTWYSNKKASELENARQEKLKLLDQTFKPLLDKGYGRETYSQLRTEILQAKSKEELNRIDINAAYSQVLQKYEADLERQKQLEFERELNRTKEKKIQEINTLFQPLLEQSVSTPVRGKILDAKNSLVNQVENAKSIEDVNGTNPIPIVVSLWQEVYKDRINSMPGSYVILEYNGTPMMLTKTEAKGYITSVMDLNELLKYRVRKVEFVRLALLVPKERLVGGFLKNGDKVRIYTEEGTIADMGYIEDILIPATAGVINLNENMQSVSGNVSNSSQYYYSVDLVQLLRALAANKTNNPDELMAALKDYGIKLTSLEKETQLMNIPYGVPYLVIVKVPDIYVPKILYATQRQYNSLTIVEVVG; from the coding sequence GTGGCCGAGGATATAGAAAGTAAGATTAGGCGCCTGAGAGAACTGGGAAAGACCGCTACAGAACCCGAGACCCCTCCAACGGCCAAACCTAAACCCGAACCCAGGGCCAGACTTCCGAGGAGGGGAATCGGGAGCCTGAGGGAAAGGGAGAGAATGAGGAGAATAATCATCGGCGCATCAATCATTATAGCGCTTGTCCTAATTGCATCGTTTGGCGTTTATACTTGGTATTCTAATAAAAAAGCCTCCGAACTTGAAAACGCAAGACAGGAAAAGCTAAAGCTTCTGGACCAGACGTTTAAACCGTTACTGGACAAAGGGTACGGGAGGGAAACATATTCCCAGTTGAGGACTGAGATACTCCAGGCCAAGTCAAAGGAGGAGCTGAACAGGATAGACATAAACGCCGCTTACTCACAGGTTCTGCAGAAATACGAGGCAGACCTGGAGAGACAGAAACAGCTGGAGTTCGAGAGGGAGCTAAACAGAACAAAGGAGAAAAAAATACAGGAGATAAACACTCTCTTCCAGCCGCTTCTGGAGCAGAGTGTGTCAACTCCCGTTAGAGGAAAAATCCTCGACGCAAAGAACAGCTTGGTCAACCAGGTGGAGAACGCCAAGTCCATTGAGGACGTTAACGGAACCAACCCAATTCCGATAGTGGTTTCCCTCTGGCAGGAAGTGTACAAGGACAGGATAAACAGTATGCCCGGAAGTTATGTCATCCTTGAATACAACGGCACACCAATGATGCTCACCAAAACGGAGGCGAAGGGGTACATAACGTCCGTGATGGACCTGAATGAACTTTTGAAGTACAGGGTAAGAAAAGTGGAGTTCGTAAGGCTGGCCCTTCTCGTCCCGAAGGAGAGGTTAGTTGGTGGATTCCTTAAGAATGGGGACAAAGTGAGAATATACACCGAGGAAGGAACGATAGCAGACATGGGTTATATTGAAGACATACTTATTCCAGCGACGGCTGGAGTCATTAACCTTAACGAGAACATGCAGAGTGTGTCCGGAAATGTCTCGAACTCCTCCCAGTACTACTACTCCGTAGACCTCGTCCAACTTCTGAGGGCTCTTGCCGCCAACAAGACCAACAACCCAGACGAGCTCATGGCAGCGCTCAAAGACTACGGAATAAAGCTGACAAGCCTGGAGAAAGAAACCCAGCTTATGAACATTCCGTATGGTGTTCCATACTTGGTAATCGTAAAAGTTCCGGACATATACGTTCCAAAGATCCTCTATGCTACACAGCGTCAGTACAACTCCCTTACTATAGTGGAGGTAGTCGGGTGA
- the trm14 gene encoding tRNA (guanine(6)-N2)-methyltransferase — MRLLLTTPQGIEDLARAEVENLLSKLGVPFRVEEKPLGVEGRVLAEVGEAFYRDEKGRERELSVATYLNERSRLLHRVIVEVAGERFEGICEDEPEKALSRIEGFVASLPVERFVKVSESFAVRPFRKGEHRITSVDIAKTVGKAIFERLERFGKPKVNLDHPSVIFRAELVGESFFLGIDTTGDSSLHRRPWRVYDHPAHLKASIANALIELVKPDGGSFIDPFCGSGTIPIELALRGYPGRIICLEKYRKHLLGAEMNALASGVHDRIEFLLGDATRLGEYFDSVDFAAGNPPYGLKIGRKDMIPELYMGFFGELAKVLEKRGVFITTEKKAMEEAIEENGFKILHHRLIGHGGLMVHTYVIE, encoded by the coding sequence ATGAGGCTCCTGCTGACCACTCCCCAGGGGATCGAGGATCTGGCAAGGGCAGAGGTTGAGAACCTGCTCTCAAAACTTGGAGTTCCGTTTCGAGTGGAGGAAAAGCCCCTCGGCGTTGAAGGCCGCGTTTTAGCAGAGGTTGGGGAGGCATTCTACAGGGATGAAAAGGGCAGGGAGAGGGAGCTTAGCGTTGCCACTTACCTCAACGAGCGCTCAAGGCTCCTCCACAGGGTTATAGTAGAGGTAGCGGGCGAGCGCTTTGAGGGGATTTGTGAAGACGAGCCTGAAAAGGCTCTGAGCAGGATCGAGGGTTTTGTGGCTTCCCTCCCGGTGGAGCGCTTTGTGAAGGTGAGCGAAAGCTTCGCCGTGAGGCCCTTTAGAAAGGGGGAACACAGGATAACGAGCGTTGATATAGCTAAAACCGTTGGAAAAGCTATATTCGAGCGTTTGGAGCGCTTCGGGAAGCCCAAGGTGAACCTCGACCATCCCTCAGTAATCTTCCGGGCAGAACTTGTTGGTGAGAGCTTTTTCCTCGGGATTGACACGACGGGCGATTCCTCCCTCCACAGGAGGCCCTGGAGAGTCTATGATCACCCCGCCCACCTTAAGGCGAGCATAGCTAACGCTCTCATAGAGCTGGTGAAACCGGATGGGGGTTCATTCATTGACCCCTTCTGCGGTTCTGGAACGATCCCAATCGAGCTCGCCCTGAGGGGTTATCCGGGGAGGATAATCTGCCTCGAAAAGTACCGCAAGCACCTCCTCGGAGCGGAGATGAACGCCTTAGCATCTGGAGTTCACGACAGAATCGAGTTCCTCCTCGGCGACGCGACGAGGCTGGGTGAGTACTTTGATAGCGTTGATTTCGCGGCGGGCAATCCCCCCTACGGCCTGAAGATAGGGCGGAAGGACATGATACCGGAGCTTTACATGGGGTTCTTTGGTGAACTTGCCAAAGTCCTTGAGAAGCGCGGCGTCTTCATAACTACCGAAAAGAAAGCCATGGAGGAGGCAATAGAGGAGAACGGGTTTAAAATCCTCCACCACCGGCTCATCGGTCACGGGGGGCTGATGGTGCATACGTACGTGATAGAGTGA